The DNA segment GAGAGGGACGGCGTACCGCCGCCGGCGTTTCTGGCCTGGCTGCGCGAACACCAGGCGGAGGTGCGGGACGTGTACTCCTACGAGGCCCGGGTGATTCCCTGGCACCACACCTGCGCCTGGCACAACACCGGCCTCCTGGACGACTCAATCACCTTCCTCTCCTTCGCCGGCGTCGGCCGCCAACAACTGACCGGTCTCAGCGTCGAGAGCCCACTCTTCCTCTCCCACTACGCAACAGTTTTCGACCAGGCCTGGGGCGCCCTACGCCCCCTCGACGAGTACATGGCCGGCCACACCCACACATGACGAGGGTGCCGGAGAGCCCGGCCCGCACACCATGAATCAGCGGCTCACGGCCACACCAGGCAGTACGGCTAATGCCCCGCCTCGTGCAGACGGTGGCTGAAGTCCTGCCATTCGTAGAGCGAATGGTGGCGGGAGATCACTGGCTGGGGTTTCGCAGGGAATCTGTGATGACCTGGGAAAGCTCCTCTCGGTAGTTCTCACGGGTCGACACCGTTTCTCAGGCTCATGTGCCCTGGATGTGCCCCTGGGACAACCTCAACGTGCATCTCACGCGCGGAGTACGGCAGTTCATATCCGGACGGCACTGGCTCACCGTCTACCAACTGCCGACCTACGCAGCCGACCTCAACCCCGTCCAGGGAATCTAGCCCCTGCTTCGACGCGGCCGACTGCTCAACACAGCCTTCACCACACCCGAGCACCTGATCCAGAGCATCCGTCGCGGCCTGAGAGCGATCCAGTACTGCCCTGACCTGATCAACGGATACCTTGCCAGACCGGGCTATCACTCAGACCCACGACAACCCGAGTTCAAGCTCAGAGGGTTCAGAGAACTGGCCAATCCAGAAGGAGATTTGCCAAATTCTGTCACGATCATTACTCAAGAGTGGTAGCAGCAGGCAAAATTAGGCATTCATTTGTTCTTACGTCAAACGGGCAAGCGACGCGCCATATCCTGCTGAACCTCAGAGGCTGAACTCGGGAGGGATTGATGGCGCTTGACGCCTTCGACTGCGCGGCAACGTATGTACGTCGCATTTGTGATGGAGAACAGATATGCGTCCACATGGACGACGCGCAGGAATGCCAGATCAAGCGACACCCGGACTATGAAAAATTCCACTCCCAGGCCGTAGCCGCCCGAGCGGCGCGGAAGCCATCCCACCTCTGGGGATCCATGGTGGCTATGGGGCGAATGGCCGACTTGCAGGGCGATAATAAATGGAGAATGATTGTTGTAGACTGTCTCACACCTTTCCTCCGTGCGCGCTCTCAGTCGATCGCCCGAGATTTTTATTGCGACCTGGGGGACGTTCGATCAGATATGTTCGAAGCCGCCCTCAACGCTTGGGAGGAGACTGCTCGGGGTGTCCCTCCCCAGGAAGTCCCGACATTGATAGTCAGGGCAGCCATCAACGCCGCCTACCAGCGTGCGAATGGCCATGAAAACGAAAGCTCTACGAGCGACATCGAGTCCTTGCTGGCATTCGAAGAAGCCGTCCTAGATTCCACAATCAAGGCGAATTCCATTGTCCACAACACCAACCCAAGTGATCCGGCTGTCGCCGAGCAGATTCGAGGCGAGCGCACCGGAGCCTTGTGGAAAACGTACGGCCTCATCGAAGCGGTGAATCGCTACCATGAGGACCTTCGCGCCGGACGTCGCTCAGGATTGCGAAGCATTATCGCGACGGAAACGATGTTGACCCGCACATACATTACGGGCCGTAATTACTACTATCGAATCTCCGACTTCTATCCCAAATTCGTCGATCTTCCGGCCGCTGCCAGAGCGCTGGGGATCGCTAAATCCACCGCTTATCGGATGGTGAGAGCGGGATCCTTTCCCTGTCCGGCCGCGCACGTGGGGCGCAGCTATCAGGTACCCACGAAGGCTCTGATGAATTCTCTATCCATTTCGGATTCTATCGTTCACCCGGATGATGTGAAAAATGGGGCAGATCATGCCCACGGAAAGTGATCTCTCGAATTCGCGAGTGCATTCTCCCATGATCTTCTCAAATGTGTGATGAATTCTTCTTCCCTCAGGAGCGATCCAGTCGAGAAGATCAGCCGAAGGCAAGTGTGCGGAAGTGGTTGCGGATGTCTGCCAGGGATTGTCGGTCGCGGGTGTAGTAGAGCTTGTTGGTCAGCAGCGCTGACCACCGCTGAAGCCGGGGTGATACCCACATGCCAGTTCCTGTGAAGCCGTAGTGGACCCAGATTTCGTCGCCGGGACCGGTGCCGGGGGCGGGGTGCCAGAACAGGCCGCGTGGAGGGTTCAAGGAACTCGTTTGGATGGTGAGCGATGCCTCACTCCAGGCGCGCCCGAATCCTGCGCGTTCGGCGAAGGCGTTGTTGTCCAGCATGTAGCGCAGGAAGCGGGCGAGGTCGTCGAGGACGGTGAAGGCGCCGGCGATACCGCATACGCCGCCGAGGAGGCGGGCGGAGAAATCGTGGGCGGTGCCCTTGAGGTGGGTGTTGGTGTCCGGGTCGAGTTCGGTGGGCGCGCATCTGGCGGCGGTCTCGGCGGGTAGGGGGCCGAAGCGGGTGGAGTTCATGCCCAGGGGCTGCCAGGTCCGTTCCGTGGCGAGTTGGTCGAGGGGCTGGCCGGAGAGGTGTTCGGCGAGGTAGCCGAGGATGAGTGCGGCTCGGTCGGTGTATTCGACGGCCTCCCCCGGTGGGCGGTGCAGGGCTTCGTGGAGCACGCCGTCGCGGATGTCCTGGGGGTCGGTGCCGTACAGGTTCTTCAGTTGGGCCCGTAGCGGGACCCCTGCGGTGTGGGTGAGGAGTTGGCGGGCGGTCACGGTCGCGAGCGGGTGGCCGTCGACTTCCAGCCAGAAATCCCCGAGGGGGGCGTCGAGGTCGAGTTTGCCTTCCTCCCATAGAGCGCCGATGGAGGACCAGACGGCGAGGATCTTGGTGAGGCTCGCGGCGTCGAAGACGGTGTCAGGGCGCATCGGAGCGTGCGGTTCGGTGGGGTCGAGGACGCCGGTGGTGCCATGGGCTTGGATGCCCGAGGCATCGCCGACGGCCCAGACGGCGCCGGGGTAGACCTTGTTGCGGACACCTTCGTCGAGCAGGGTTTCGATGCGGTCGGTGCGGTACGTCATGGTCTCCCTGTTCGCCGTGGGCATCCCGCTGGTCAGCGTAGTGACGGGGATGGATGGGGTGTGGCAATGGCGTGTCGGGCATCAGCCGGCCCGGGTCGTTCTAGGTGAGGTGACGGCCCAGGTCGGCCAGGGCCTGGGCGGTGGCGGAGAGCGGGTAGCGGGCGGCATTGGCGTGGCTGGCCTGGCGCAGGGCCGAGAGCAGGCCAGGTGTCGTGCGTAGCCGGTCCAGGTCGCGGGCGAGGGCGGCGGGGTTGGTGAAGTCGGTTGCCACTCCGGAGGCGGCGAGGGCTTCGCTGAGGCCGGGTACGGGTTGGTACAGGACGGGGAGGCCGCAGGCTTGGGCCTCGAGTGCGACCAGGCCCATGGCCTCCAGGGTGGTGGAGGGCATGACCAGTAGGTCGTGTTCGGTGAAGGTTTTCCACAGCTGTGGGCGGCGGAGCCAGCCGAGGTAGCGGGCTCGTATGCCGACTCGTTGCAGCAGCGGGGTCAGGGTGTGGAACTGGGCTTGTGGTGCGGCGACGCTCAGTTCGACGCCCGGTACCGAGGCCAGGCTCTTGACCAGAGAGGCGGCGCCCTTCTCGGCTGTGAGTCGGCCCGCGTACAACAGCCGTAGGTGGCTCGTTGAAGGTCGGGCAGGTCGGGCCGGCGGATCGGTGATCAGGTGGTCGGGGATGCCCCAGGGGATGTGGGTGATCTTGCGGCGGTTGACCAGTGGGACGAGTTTGCGGAGTTGGTCTGCCATCGCGCTGGTGGGGACGACGATGGCGTCGGCCGCCTTGGTGGTCTCGTGTAGCACCTGGAGCTGGTCACGATGGGCCTCGGCGTAGAGCAGGTCGGTGCCGTGGACCAGGGCGATGCGGGGGTGTGCGGGAAGCGCGCGGATCAGCGCGGGGGTGGCGCCGAAGGTGAGGTGCTGGAGGTGCAGGACATCGATCCGGGTCGGGTCGATCGCGGCCGCCAGTGCCGAGCGCAGGGCGTCGATGTAACGGCTGAAGGCGGGGCCCTCCAGGCACTTCCCGGGGACTTGGAGGAGGTCGAGCCCGGCCGGGAGGTGAAGTCGCGGGCCGGTGGGAGCGAGCATGAATGCCCGCGCAGGGATGAGTGGTCGCTCGCCCGTGTAGAGGTCGAGGAAGAGTTCGACGCTGCCTCCCGGGCTTCCGGCAGGCAGGTCCAGCAGGGTGGCGGCCAGGGGCCCAGCGGTCGGTTCCGGGGTCACCGGACTCCTCCGGGGTTCTCTTCGTAGAGGCGGGAGATGTCGATGCCGTTCGTCGCTGCGTACTTGGCGTTCTGTTCCTGGTAGCTGGCTGGCGTGCCGAAGGCGGTGAGGAAGACGAGCTTGCCGAAGGTCATGCCCGCGTAGATGCGCACCGGCCGGGCGGCGCGGATCTCCAGGGTCCAACGGATGGCGTGACCTTGGTGGCCGAGCGGGGCGGAGACGTGAACCCAGATACCGAGCGCGCCGATGGTGCGGTCCCCGTTGAGTATCTGCGCGTAAGTCTCGGAGCCGGTCTTCTCCAGGGTGACGCCGAGGTAGAAGGCTCCGGGCTTCAGCACCAGGCCCGCAGCCGGGATGGTCTGCTCGGCGAACTCGGTGGGAACCGCTGCGTCCAGATCGCCGTCGCAGACTCGGATGGTGTCGCCGAGCCTCCAGTCGTAGGCGTTCGGGGAGAGGCGGGCGGGGTCGTACGGATCGATCGTGATCTCGCCCGCTTGAAGCGCGGCACTGATCGCAGGGCCGGTGAGGATCACGAGGCGACTGCCTTGAGGCGGGCCACGTCGCGCCAGTAGGCGGAGGGCTGCGCACCGATGGCCGCCTGGTACTTGCCCTGGTACAAGGC comes from the Streptomyces griseiscabiei genome and includes:
- a CDS encoding glycosyltransferase family 4 protein, which encodes MTPEPTAGPLAATLLDLPAGSPGGSVELFLDLYTGERPLIPARAFMLAPTGPRLHLPAGLDLLQVPGKCLEGPAFSRYIDALRSALAAAIDPTRIDVLHLQHLTFGATPALIRALPAHPRIALVHGTDLLYAEAHRDQLQVLHETTKAADAIVVPTSAMADQLRKLVPLVNRRKITHIPWGIPDHLITDPPARPARPSTSHLRLLYAGRLTAEKGAASLVKSLASVPGVELSVAAPQAQFHTLTPLLQRVGIRARYLGWLRRPQLWKTFTEHDLLVMPSTTLEAMGLVALEAQACGLPVLYQPVPGLSEALAASGVATDFTNPAALARDLDRLRTTPGLLSALRQASHANAARYPLSATAQALADLGRHLT
- a CDS encoding helix-turn-helix transcriptional regulator, producing the protein MALDAFDCAATYVRRICDGEQICVHMDDAQECQIKRHPDYEKFHSQAVAARAARKPSHLWGSMVAMGRMADLQGDNKWRMIVVDCLTPFLRARSQSIARDFYCDLGDVRSDMFEAALNAWEETARGVPPQEVPTLIVRAAINAAYQRANGHENESSTSDIESLLAFEEAVLDSTIKANSIVHNTNPSDPAVAEQIRGERTGALWKTYGLIEAVNRYHEDLRAGRRSGLRSIIATETMLTRTYITGRNYYYRISDFYPKFVDLPAAARALGIAKSTAYRMVRAGSFPCPAAHVGRSYQVPTKALMNSLSISDSIVHPDDVKNGADHAHGK
- a CDS encoding dCTP deaminase, which gives rise to MILTGPAISAALQAGEITIDPYDPARLSPNAYDWRLGDTIRVCDGDLDAAVPTEFAEQTIPAAGLVLKPGAFYLGVTLEKTGSETYAQILNGDRTIGALGIWVHVSAPLGHQGHAIRWTLEIRAARPVRIYAGMTFGKLVFLTAFGTPASYQEQNAKYAATNGIDISRLYEENPGGVR
- a CDS encoding serine hydrolase domain-containing protein, yielding MTYRTDRIETLLDEGVRNKVYPGAVWAVGDASGIQAHGTTGVLDPTEPHAPMRPDTVFDAASLTKILAVWSSIGALWEEGKLDLDAPLGDFWLEVDGHPLATVTARQLLTHTAGVPLRAQLKNLYGTDPQDIRDGVLHEALHRPPGEAVEYTDRAALILGYLAEHLSGQPLDQLATERTWQPLGMNSTRFGPLPAETAARCAPTELDPDTNTHLKGTAHDFSARLLGGVCGIAGAFTVLDDLARFLRYMLDNNAFAERAGFGRAWSEASLTIQTSSLNPPRGLFWHPAPGTGPGDEIWVHYGFTGTGMWVSPRLQRWSALLTNKLYYTRDRQSLADIRNHFRTLAFG